The Hymenobacter oligotrophus genome has a window encoding:
- a CDS encoding aminotransferase class V-fold PLP-dependent enzyme, producing MYTFNPGPSQVYPAVRQYLAAAFDEGWLSVPHRGERFTALVRQTVAELKTKLNIPQDYFIFFTSSATECWEIIAQSLTERGSFHLYNGSFGEKWCDYARALRPASRGHQFELEEVPDAALIPDDAEVVCITQNETSTATQLRDGAVLNLYNRCQQLGALLAVDVTSSLGGIQLKHIKADVWFASVQKCFGLPAGLGLLICSPRAVARARELGEKGHYNSLLSMYEKMLNFQTTHTPNVLNIYLLCRVLLDRAPIKAIDQHLRDRAARLYQFFEDNPQFSPLVQNPDTRSTTVVAVQAAPALIDETKRRAAALGLTLGNGYGKWAKSTFRIANFPALPDVAFEQLTQLLTTVQA from the coding sequence ATGTATACATTCAACCCGGGTCCGTCGCAAGTGTACCCCGCGGTACGGCAGTACCTGGCGGCCGCTTTCGACGAAGGCTGGCTTTCGGTGCCGCACCGCGGCGAGCGGTTTACGGCCTTGGTGCGCCAAACCGTTGCCGAGCTTAAAACCAAGCTCAACATCCCGCAGGATTACTTCATTTTTTTCACTTCCTCGGCCACCGAGTGCTGGGAAATCATCGCCCAGAGCCTCACCGAACGCGGCAGCTTTCACCTCTACAACGGCTCGTTTGGCGAAAAATGGTGCGATTACGCCCGCGCCCTGCGGCCCGCCAGCCGGGGTCACCAGTTCGAGCTGGAAGAAGTGCCCGACGCGGCCCTGATTCCGGATGACGCCGAGGTGGTGTGCATTACCCAAAACGAAACCAGCACCGCTACGCAGCTGCGCGACGGCGCCGTGCTCAACCTCTATAACCGCTGCCAGCAGCTGGGCGCGCTGCTCGCCGTCGATGTAACGTCCTCCCTAGGTGGTATTCAACTGAAGCACATCAAGGCCGATGTGTGGTTTGCCTCGGTGCAAAAGTGCTTTGGCCTGCCGGCCGGCCTGGGCCTGCTGATTTGCTCGCCCCGGGCCGTGGCGCGGGCCCGGGAGCTGGGCGAAAAGGGTCACTACAACAGCTTGTTGAGCATGTACGAGAAGATGCTCAACTTTCAGACCACGCACACGCCCAACGTCCTCAATATTTACCTGCTTTGCCGCGTGCTGCTCGACCGCGCGCCCATCAAAGCCATCGACCAGCACTTGCGCGACCGGGCCGCCCGCCTCTACCAGTTCTTCGAGGACAACCCGCAGTTCAGCCCGCTGGTGCAAAACCCCGACACCCGCTCCACCACCGTGGTGGCCGTGCAGGCTGCCCCCGCCCTCATCGACGAAACCAAGCGCCGCGCCGCGGCCCTGGGCCTTACCTTGGGCAACGGCTACGGCAAGTGGGCCAAAAGCACCTTCCGAATTGCCAACTTCCCGGCCTTGCCTGACGTAGCCTTCGAGCAACTTACCCAACTGCTGACCACAGTGCAGGCGTAA
- a CDS encoding MarC family protein, translating to MFSLKQITSVTLTLFAIIDILGSIPIIIQIRQREGKINSEVATLVAGVLMIAFLFLGQSILALFSVDIPSFALAGSLIIFLLGLEMILGVELFKHNTLASGTGSIVPLAFPLIVGAGTMTTLLSLRALYSLPNVLVGIVANLVFVYLVLKSSAWIERKLGKAGEDILRRVFGVILLAIAIKLFKANF from the coding sequence ATGTTTTCGCTGAAGCAAATCACGTCGGTAACCCTTACGTTGTTTGCCATCATCGACATCCTGGGTTCCATCCCGATCATCATCCAGATCCGGCAGCGCGAAGGCAAAATCAACTCCGAGGTGGCCACACTGGTGGCGGGCGTGCTGATGATTGCCTTTCTGTTTCTGGGCCAAAGCATTCTGGCCTTGTTCAGCGTCGATATCCCGTCGTTTGCTCTGGCCGGCTCGCTCATCATTTTCCTGCTGGGCCTGGAAATGATTCTGGGCGTGGAGCTTTTCAAACACAACACCCTGGCAAGCGGCACCGGCTCCATTGTGCCCCTGGCGTTTCCGCTGATTGTGGGCGCCGGCACCATGACGACGCTGCTCTCGTTGCGGGCCCTGTACTCGTTGCCCAACGTGCTGGTAGGCATTGTGGCCAACCTGGTGTTTGTGTATCTGGTGCTGAAAAGCAGCGCCTGGATTGAGCGCAAATTGGGCAAGGCGGGCGAAGACATTTTGCGCCGCGTGTTCGGCGTAATTCTGCTGGCCATTGCCATTAAACTCTTCAAAGCTAACTTTTAA
- the rnhA gene encoding ribonuclease HI: MIYLFTDGSSRGNPGPGGYGTILRYGPHEKELTQGFRLTTNNRMELLAVIIGLEAITRPEIPVMVVSDSKYVVEAVDKKWVFGWEKKPDFGKKANEDLWRRFLKVYRKRNVQFKWIKGHAGHRENERCDRLAVRSALQGPLLIDEGYERIEAGRGALL; the protein is encoded by the coding sequence ATGATTTACCTGTTTACCGACGGCTCCTCGCGCGGCAACCCCGGCCCGGGCGGCTACGGCACCATTCTGCGCTACGGCCCCCACGAAAAGGAGCTTACGCAGGGCTTTCGCCTTACTACCAACAACCGCATGGAGCTGCTGGCCGTGATTATCGGCTTGGAGGCCATTACGCGCCCCGAAATCCCCGTGATGGTGGTTTCGGACTCGAAATACGTGGTAGAGGCTGTGGATAAGAAGTGGGTGTTTGGCTGGGAGAAAAAGCCCGACTTCGGCAAAAAAGCCAACGAAGACCTGTGGCGCCGGTTTTTGAAGGTGTACCGCAAGCGCAACGTGCAGTTTAAGTGGATTAAGGGCCACGCCGGCCACCGCGAAAACGAGCGGTGCGACCGGTTGGCCGTACGCAGCGCCCTGCAAGGCCCCCTGCTGATCGACGAAGGCTACGAACGTATCGAGGCCGGGCGCGGCGCGTTGCTTTAA
- a CDS encoding tRNA1(Val) (adenine(37)-N6)-methyltransferase, with protein sequence MANSYFQFKHFRIEQAHCAMKVCTDACILGASADLGAAHRILDVGTGTGLLALMAAQRNPTARIEAVEIDAAAAAQATLNALASPWAERIGVWAGSLAGFAATQPAPYQLIVCNPPFFRHSLRSPDAARTTARHTAADTLTFAELAAFAAQFLAPDGHLTVLLPPPEMQAFESEAHRAGLYPSSRLVVRHRPGSKALRHITAFGLVAQPCTSHELAIHAAQSNAYSEEFEHLLRDFYLAF encoded by the coding sequence GTGGCCAACTCGTATTTCCAGTTCAAGCATTTTCGCATCGAGCAGGCCCACTGCGCCATGAAGGTGTGCACCGATGCCTGCATCCTGGGCGCCTCGGCCGACCTAGGCGCCGCGCACCGCATCCTCGACGTGGGCACCGGCACCGGCTTGCTGGCCCTGATGGCGGCCCAACGCAACCCCACCGCCCGCATCGAAGCCGTTGAGATTGATGCCGCTGCCGCCGCACAAGCTACCCTAAACGCTTTGGCCAGCCCCTGGGCCGAGCGCATTGGCGTTTGGGCAGGCAGCCTTGCGGGCTTTGCCGCCACACAACCTGCGCCCTACCAGCTCATTGTGTGCAATCCGCCGTTCTTCCGGCACTCGCTCCGCTCGCCCGACGCGGCCCGCACCACCGCCCGCCACACCGCCGCCGACACCCTCACATTTGCCGAACTGGCCGCTTTTGCCGCGCAGTTTTTAGCCCCTGATGGCCACTTAACCGTGTTGTTGCCGCCGCCCGAAATGCAAGCGTTTGAGTCAGAAGCCCACCGCGCCGGCCTCTACCCCAGCTCCCGGCTGGTGGTGCGCCACCGGCCCGGCAGCAAAGCCCTGCGGCACATCACGGCGTTTGGCCTGGTAGCGCAGCCCTGCACCTCCCACGAGCTGGCCATTCACGCGGCCCAGTCCAATGCGTACTCCGAGGAGTTTGAGCACTTGCTTCGCGACTTTTACTTAGCCTTTTGA
- a CDS encoding saccharopine dehydrogenase family protein, whose amino-acid sequence MTTRILLLGAGRSASALIQYLLRQATQHNWLLTIADVNPAPLQALLQPYAEHGKAVAFEISEQEKLSQLVAEHDIVVSMLPALFHPLVARACLQHRRHLATASYATEEIRAFDAEARSLGLTFLMECGLDPGLDHMSAMPIIHEIRAQGGRLTSFKSYCGGLMAPDSEGENPWRYKFTWNPRNVVVAGQGTACYIEGGHPRFIPYQQLFRRVEQLEVPGYGTFEGYANRDSLSYRPLYGLENIPTMLRGTLRRPGYCAAWQALVTLGLTDDSYRLGNAAELPWAELIESFLPSAPTNAPLPERAASYLRLAPDGGEMQRLAWAGLFSLEPVGLPDATPAQLLERLLTAKWQLQPTDHDMIVMQHLFAYELDGEQRQRTSSLVVTGDDAVHTAMAKTVGLPLGMAVRRLALGMVPHQGVVVPVHPDLYEPILEELQADYGIRFVETEYALA is encoded by the coding sequence ATGACGACGCGAATTCTGTTGCTCGGGGCCGGCCGCTCGGCCTCGGCGCTTATTCAGTACCTGCTCCGCCAAGCCACCCAGCACAACTGGCTTCTTACCATTGCCGATGTAAACCCCGCGCCGCTGCAGGCGCTGTTGCAGCCCTACGCCGAGCATGGCAAGGCTGTGGCGTTCGAAATCAGCGAGCAAGAAAAGCTTAGCCAACTGGTAGCCGAGCACGACATTGTTGTTTCGATGCTGCCGGCGCTGTTTCATCCGCTGGTGGCGCGGGCGTGCTTGCAACACCGCCGCCACTTGGCTACGGCCAGCTACGCCACCGAAGAAATCCGGGCTTTCGATGCCGAGGCGCGCAGTTTGGGCCTCACGTTTCTGATGGAGTGCGGCCTCGACCCCGGCCTCGACCATATGTCGGCCATGCCCATCATCCACGAAATACGCGCGCAGGGCGGGCGGCTAACGTCGTTTAAGTCGTACTGCGGCGGGCTAATGGCACCCGACTCCGAAGGCGAAAACCCGTGGCGGTACAAGTTTACCTGGAACCCCCGCAACGTGGTGGTGGCCGGGCAGGGCACGGCCTGCTACATCGAGGGCGGCCACCCTAGGTTTATCCCGTACCAGCAGCTGTTCCGACGAGTAGAGCAGCTGGAGGTGCCCGGATACGGTACGTTTGAGGGCTACGCCAACCGCGATTCGCTGAGCTACCGGCCGCTCTACGGCCTCGAGAACATCCCAACCATGCTGCGCGGTACGCTGCGCCGGCCGGGTTACTGCGCGGCTTGGCAGGCGCTGGTAACGCTGGGCCTCACCGACGACTCGTACCGCCTGGGCAACGCCGCCGAGCTACCCTGGGCCGAGCTGATCGAGTCGTTTTTGCCCAGTGCCCCAACCAATGCTCCTTTGCCCGAGCGTGCGGCCAGCTACCTAAGGCTCGCCCCCGATGGCGGCGAGATGCAGCGCCTGGCTTGGGCTGGTTTGTTTTCGCTGGAGCCCGTAGGCCTGCCCGATGCCACGCCCGCCCAGCTGCTCGAGCGGCTGCTCACGGCCAAATGGCAGCTGCAACCCACCGACCACGACATGATCGTGATGCAGCACTTGTTTGCGTACGAACTCGATGGCGAGCAGCGCCAGCGCACGTCGTCGTTGGTGGTAACCGGCGACGATGCCGTGCACACGGCCATGGCCAAAACCGTGGGCTTGCCGCTGGGCATGGCCGTGCGCCGGCTGGCCCTAGGTATGGTGCCGCACCAAGGCGTGGTGGTGCCCGTGCACCCCGATTTGTACGAGCCAATTCTGGAGGAGCTGCAAGCCGATTACGGCATACGCTTCGTGGAAACCGAGTATGCCTTGGCCTAA
- a CDS encoding cytidine deaminase — translation MAQTLNLTISAQVLTEAELSPEEATCWQAAKAATEHSYAPYSHFHVGAALLLDDDTIIWNTNQENAAYPSGLCAERTVLFGLNGHSKQQIKCMAVAARPQHGAFVPVTSCGACRQVMIEFENRQHEPIALLLPGPNGTIWRFNQLADLLPFQFSPDVLPPRA, via the coding sequence ATGGCTCAAACCCTTAACCTGACCATCTCCGCCCAGGTACTCACCGAGGCCGAACTCTCCCCCGAAGAAGCCACTTGCTGGCAGGCCGCCAAAGCCGCTACCGAGCACTCCTACGCCCCCTACTCGCATTTCCACGTAGGCGCGGCGTTGTTGCTCGACGACGACACCATCATCTGGAACACCAACCAGGAAAACGCCGCGTACCCCTCGGGCCTGTGCGCCGAGCGCACGGTGTTGTTTGGCCTGAACGGCCACTCCAAGCAGCAAATTAAGTGCATGGCCGTGGCCGCCCGCCCGCAGCACGGCGCCTTCGTGCCCGTTACCTCGTGCGGCGCCTGCCGCCAGGTGATGATCGAGTTCGAAAACCGCCAGCACGAACCCATTGCCCTGCTCTTGCCCGGCCCCAACGGCACCATCTGGCGCTTCAATCAGTTGGCCGATCTGCTGCCCTTCCAATTTTCGCCCGACGTACTGCCGCCCCGCGCGTAA
- a CDS encoding alpha/beta hydrolase, translating to MAADPFLAAQQHSLVVPRTARYFQLGNLATAKRLWVVCHGYGQLASFFIRHFRVVLEQAPDTAVVAPEGLSRFYLQGTSGRVGATWMTREDRLSEIEDYAAYLDLLLQQLLGACPPAVEVTLLGFSQGASTLSRWLMRSTFEPARLVLWAGAFPEDVESAAAQALFRRVPQLSYVCGDADEYITEPRLQEQLAHLAQLGASPRLLRFGSGHQLDAEVLRQLAQEPGPR from the coding sequence ATGGCTGCCGACCCGTTCCTCGCGGCGCAGCAACACAGCTTGGTGGTGCCGCGCACGGCCCGCTATTTTCAATTGGGCAACCTGGCCACGGCCAAGCGCTTATGGGTGGTTTGCCACGGCTACGGGCAGCTAGCCTCGTTTTTCATCCGGCACTTTCGGGTGGTGCTCGAGCAAGCGCCCGATACGGCCGTGGTGGCGCCCGAGGGCCTTTCGCGATTTTACTTGCAGGGCACCAGCGGCCGCGTGGGAGCTACCTGGATGACGCGCGAAGACCGCCTCAGCGAAATCGAGGATTACGCCGCGTACCTCGATTTGCTGCTGCAGCAACTGCTCGGCGCCTGCCCGCCCGCGGTGGAGGTAACGCTCCTAGGCTTTTCGCAAGGTGCCTCCACGCTCAGCCGCTGGCTTATGCGCAGCACCTTCGAGCCGGCGCGGTTGGTGCTATGGGCCGGCGCCTTCCCCGAAGACGTGGAATCGGCCGCTGCCCAGGCATTGTTCCGGCGCGTGCCCCAGCTCAGCTACGTGTGCGGCGACGCCGACGAGTACATTACCGAACCCCGGTTGCAGGAGCAGCTGGCGCACCTTGCCCAGCTGGGCGCCAGCCCTAGGTTGCTGCGCTTCGGGAGCGGGCATCAGCTCGATGCCGAGGTGCTGCGGCAACTCGCGCAGGAGCCCGGCCCTAGGTAG
- a CDS encoding SDR family NAD(P)-dependent oxidoreductase: MKTALVTGASSGIGRATAVALAKVGYQLVVTGRRRERLEELAAAVAPVPVHILTFDVRNRDEVDAAVASLPAAFRAVEVLINNAGNAHGLAPIQQGDVHDWDLMLDTNVRGLLNVTRAVLPAMQERRSGFIINIGSIAGHEAYANGNVYCASKAAVASLSKGMRIDLVGLGIRVAEVNPGAVETEFSEVRFKGDKARAASVYQGFEPLRADDVADIIQFMVTRPPHVNIAEVLILPSAQAAATVINKQPAH; encoded by the coding sequence ATGAAAACTGCTTTGGTTACCGGCGCTTCGTCGGGGATTGGCCGGGCCACCGCCGTGGCTCTGGCAAAAGTTGGCTACCAACTGGTGGTAACCGGCCGCCGGCGCGAACGGCTCGAGGAGCTGGCCGCAGCAGTAGCGCCCGTGCCGGTGCACATCCTCACGTTTGATGTGCGCAACCGCGACGAGGTAGACGCCGCCGTGGCCAGCCTGCCCGCCGCGTTTCGGGCGGTAGAGGTGCTCATCAACAACGCCGGCAACGCCCACGGCCTAGCGCCCATTCAGCAAGGCGACGTGCACGATTGGGACCTGATGCTAGACACCAACGTGCGCGGCTTGCTGAACGTGACGCGCGCCGTGTTGCCCGCCATGCAGGAGCGCCGCAGCGGCTTCATTATCAACATCGGCTCCATTGCCGGGCACGAGGCCTACGCCAACGGCAACGTGTACTGCGCTTCCAAAGCCGCCGTGGCCTCGCTTAGCAAAGGCATGCGCATCGATTTGGTAGGCCTAGGTATTCGGGTGGCCGAAGTGAACCCCGGCGCCGTGGAGACGGAGTTTTCGGAAGTGCGTTTTAAGGGCGACAAAGCCCGCGCCGCCAGCGTGTACCAAGGCTTTGAGCCGTTGCGCGCCGACGACGTGGCCGATATCATTCAGTTTATGGTAACGCGCCCGCCCCACGTAAACATTGCCGAGGTGCTCATCTTGCCAAGTGCGCAGGCAGCCGCTACGGTGATAAACAAACAGCCCGCTCACTAG
- the porT gene encoding type IX secretion/gliding motility protein PorT/SprT → MATAHVWHKLHLHRHQVTLRLGALLLLALPTAALGQKSSYTKANRGKNGQVKTVTVNNLPGYDSRWFHPGFFVAVNGSRYRLEHSQTYVNNLQNGQGIAANAKFSPGFAVGFIGDARLTDYLSLRFTPGVSFLTRQVEFKKIGSVADTIVDQEISFTQLDLPLLLKLKSERRRNTRVYLVGGVRPSFNVGNRRRDPVSSQLKLGNSDFAIEYGVGLDLFYPFFKFAPELRFSHGLPNVLQPGNDVYTNSFQRVRSSTVTLYLNFE, encoded by the coding sequence ATGGCAACCGCTCACGTTTGGCATAAGCTCCATTTACACCGCCACCAAGTAACCTTGCGCCTGGGCGCGCTGCTGCTGCTGGCCCTGCCCACGGCCGCCCTAGGTCAGAAAAGCAGCTACACCAAAGCCAACCGCGGCAAAAACGGGCAGGTAAAAACCGTTACCGTAAACAACCTGCCCGGCTACGATTCGCGCTGGTTTCATCCGGGTTTTTTTGTGGCCGTGAACGGCAGCCGCTACCGCCTCGAGCATTCCCAGACGTACGTCAACAACCTGCAAAACGGGCAGGGCATTGCGGCCAACGCCAAGTTTAGCCCCGGCTTTGCGGTGGGTTTTATCGGCGATGCGCGCCTGACGGATTACCTGAGCTTGCGCTTTACGCCGGGCGTTTCGTTTCTGACGCGGCAAGTCGAGTTCAAGAAAATCGGCAGCGTGGCCGATACCATCGTCGATCAGGAAATCAGCTTCACGCAGCTCGATTTGCCCTTGCTGCTGAAGCTAAAATCGGAGCGCCGACGCAACACCCGCGTGTACTTGGTGGGCGGCGTGCGGCCGAGCTTTAACGTGGGCAACCGCCGCCGCGACCCGGTAAGCAGCCAACTGAAACTGGGGAACTCCGATTTCGCCATTGAATATGGCGTGGGGCTCGATTTGTTTTACCCCTTCTTCAAGTTTGCGCCCGAGCTGCGCTTTTCGCACGGCTTGCCCAACGTGCTGCAGCCCGGCAACGACGTGTACACCAACAGCTTTCAGCGGGTGCGCAGCAGCACCGTTACGCTGTACCTCAACTTCGAATAA
- the ubiE gene encoding bifunctional demethylmenaquinone methyltransferase/2-methoxy-6-polyprenyl-1,4-benzoquinol methylase UbiE — protein MTVLPYKDDPTGKKSQVAQMFNSIAGKYDFLNHFLSAGTDIYWRRKAVGELRQLRPARILDIATGTGDFAFETLRLGEEVKVTGVDISEGMLEVGRRKVRERGLGHRVELQLGDSENLPFDDNTFDAVTASFGVRNFENLQQGLAEMHRVLKPGGKVVILEFSKPRVFPFKQAYNFYFRHILPVFGKLISKDRAAYSYLPESVQAFPDGPAFQAILKQVGFNSPQWQPLTFGISSIYTATK, from the coding sequence ATGACCGTACTTCCTTACAAAGACGACCCCACCGGCAAGAAGTCGCAAGTGGCCCAGATGTTCAACAGCATCGCGGGCAAGTACGACTTCCTCAACCACTTCCTGAGCGCCGGCACCGATATTTACTGGCGCCGCAAAGCCGTGGGCGAGCTGCGGCAGCTGCGCCCAGCCCGCATTCTGGACATTGCCACCGGCACCGGCGACTTCGCTTTTGAAACCTTGCGCCTAGGTGAAGAAGTAAAAGTCACCGGCGTCGACATCTCGGAGGGCATGCTCGAGGTGGGGCGCCGCAAAGTGCGGGAGCGGGGCCTGGGCCACCGCGTGGAGCTGCAGCTTGGCGACTCCGAAAACCTGCCCTTCGACGACAACACGTTTGATGCCGTAACGGCCTCGTTTGGGGTGCGCAACTTCGAGAATCTACAGCAGGGCCTGGCCGAAATGCACCGCGTGCTGAAGCCCGGCGGCAAGGTGGTGATTCTGGAGTTTTCGAAACCCCGCGTTTTCCCGTTTAAGCAGGCGTACAATTTTTACTTCCGGCATATTTTGCCGGTATTCGGCAAACTGATTTCCAAAGACCGCGCCGCGTACTCGTACCTCCCCGAATCGGTGCAGGCTTTTCCGGATGGCCCCGCGTTTCAGGCCATCCTGAAGCAAGTCGGCTTTAACTCTCCCCAATGGCAACCGCTCACGTTTGGCATAAGCTCCATTTACACCGCCACCAAGTAA
- a CDS encoding OmpA family protein, whose translation MALAAAVAQPSMAQSTRKTLKTANRFFDQENYRAAIPFYEQVLAKEPNNAQALFRAGISYMSFDKEKASDYIYKSQRIKKNVSKDVEYWLGRVDHLNYNFDEAIAHFQAYNATLKKKDTRKTELGLLIQHSKNAKVQFNSPKDIFVKNLGPSINTAFSEHSPVISSDDKLLLFTSRSENVTGANASGDDAKKGKGNIAADGEYYEDIFEAKRLGEDEWEKPRSLSGALNGKGHDASIQIFDNDTKMLMYRQDENGDIFYTERTGGDWTAPKKLNGNVNSKGFESDAYITPDGLTIYFSTSKYSEDNTLDIYYATRQPGGDWGDAKPVVGVNSKYDDDSPYLSRDGKTLYFSSRGYNTMGGYDIFKSDYDSVANKWGRPENMGYPINTPDDDTYYRLSPDGSYAYLSSYRIGGYGEKDIYTINYIKNVTIRGKVFSARDSATVIPGVELVFSGTQADKTAISFRDVTKPETGDYSVNVLSGRTYQVAVSKDGQNITTEEFAVPVITNDTSSIVKNFYVPYTDTTSASMFAFKKIYFDTDKYNLRPESVRELNNIAGILKANPGVNISIEGHCDSRNTDEYNMVLGQNRSNSAYNYLKKNGVAETRMVTVSYGERRPSAPNDSPENMQLNRRVEFRVILKEGQTMADLNKSANPGAATGAGNGAGAGTGTGNTSATGTGTGSATRTTAPLQPGKTKVKTADGTKVKTKVDEDSDKVKVKTETESGEKTKTVTKEGELDSKAKDEAGDKTKVKTKVE comes from the coding sequence ATGGCTCTGGCCGCCGCCGTGGCTCAGCCTTCGATGGCCCAAAGCACACGAAAGACCTTAAAAACGGCTAACCGATTCTTCGATCAGGAGAACTACCGGGCTGCCATTCCTTTTTACGAGCAGGTGCTGGCCAAAGAGCCTAACAACGCCCAAGCTCTGTTCCGCGCCGGTATCTCTTACATGTCGTTCGACAAGGAGAAAGCCAGCGACTACATCTACAAGTCGCAGCGCATTAAGAAGAACGTATCGAAGGACGTAGAATACTGGCTCGGTCGCGTCGACCACCTGAACTACAACTTCGACGAAGCCATTGCCCACTTCCAGGCATACAATGCCACGCTGAAGAAGAAGGACACGCGCAAGACTGAATTGGGCCTGCTGATTCAGCACTCCAAAAACGCAAAGGTTCAGTTCAACAGCCCCAAGGATATCTTCGTGAAGAACCTAGGGCCGTCGATCAACACGGCATTTTCGGAGCACAGCCCGGTTATCTCGTCGGACGACAAACTGTTGCTCTTTACCTCGCGCTCGGAGAATGTAACCGGCGCCAATGCCTCGGGCGACGACGCCAAGAAGGGCAAAGGCAACATTGCCGCCGACGGCGAGTACTACGAGGACATTTTTGAAGCCAAGCGCCTCGGCGAGGACGAGTGGGAAAAGCCCCGTTCGCTCTCGGGCGCGCTCAACGGCAAAGGCCACGATGCCTCGATTCAGATCTTCGACAACGACACGAAGATGCTGATGTACCGCCAGGACGAAAACGGCGACATCTTCTATACGGAGCGCACCGGCGGCGACTGGACGGCTCCGAAGAAGCTGAACGGCAACGTGAACTCGAAAGGATTTGAATCGGATGCTTACATTACCCCGGATGGCCTAACGATTTACTTCTCGACCAGCAAGTACTCCGAGGACAACACCCTCGACATTTACTACGCCACCCGCCAACCCGGCGGCGACTGGGGCGATGCCAAGCCCGTAGTAGGTGTGAACTCGAAGTACGACGACGACAGCCCGTACCTGAGCCGCGACGGCAAAACGCTGTACTTCTCGTCGCGTGGGTACAACACCATGGGTGGCTACGACATTTTTAAGTCGGACTACGACTCGGTAGCCAACAAGTGGGGCCGCCCCGAGAACATGGGTTACCCCATCAACACCCCCGACGACGACACGTACTACCGCTTGTCGCCGGATGGTTCGTATGCCTACCTCTCGTCGTACCGCATTGGTGGCTACGGCGAAAAGGACATCTACACCATCAACTACATCAAAAACGTAACGATTCGCGGCAAGGTATTCTCGGCCCGCGACAGCGCTACGGTGATTCCGGGTGTGGAGCTGGTGTTCAGCGGTACGCAGGCCGACAAAACGGCTATCAGCTTCCGCGACGTAACCAAGCCCGAAACCGGCGACTACTCGGTAAACGTGCTTTCGGGCCGTACCTACCAAGTGGCCGTGTCGAAAGATGGCCAGAACATCACGACGGAGGAGTTTGCCGTACCGGTAATCACCAACGACACGTCGTCGATTGTGAAGAACTTCTACGTGCCGTACACCGACACCACGAGTGCTTCGATGTTCGCGTTTAAGAAGATTTACTTCGATACCGACAAGTACAACCTGCGCCCCGAGTCGGTGCGTGAGCTGAACAACATTGCTGGTATTCTGAAAGCCAACCCCGGCGTAAACATCTCGATTGAGGGCCACTGCGACTCGCGCAACACCGACGAGTACAACATGGTGCTGGGCCAGAATCGCTCGAACTCGGCGTACAACTACCTGAAAAAGAATGGCGTTGCCGAAACGCGCATGGTAACGGTAAGCTACGGCGAGCGTCGCCCGTCGGCCCCGAACGATTCGCCCGAGAACATGCAGCTGAACCGCCGCGTGGAATTCCGCGTGATTCTGAAGGAAGGCCAGACCATGGCTGACTTGAACAAGAGCGCCAACCCGGGTGCTGCTACCGGCGCCGGCAACGGCGCGGGTGCTGGCACGGGCACCGGCAACACCTCGGCTACGGGTACCGGCACCGGTTCGGCAACCCGCACCACGGCTCCGTTGCAGCCCGGCAAAACCAAAGTAAAAACCGCCGACGGCACCAAGGTGAAAACCAAGGTTGACGAAGACAGCGACAAAGTGAAGGTGAAAACCGAAACCGAGTCGGGCGAAAAAACCAAGACGGTAACCAAGGAAGGCGAACTGGACTCGAAAGCCAAAGACGAGGCCGGCGACAAAACCAAGGTGAAAACCAAAGTAGAGTAG
- the yihA gene encoding ribosome biogenesis GTP-binding protein YihA/YsxC, producing the protein MVIRDARFVMSNTRVDLCPSGTLPEYAFIGRSNVGKSSLINMLTGRNALAKTSSLPGKTQLINHFLINDEWYLVDLPGYGYARVSKESREKWGKMIRAYLSKRENLSCLFVLIDSRLPPQAVDLEFINMVGEMGVPFALVFTKADKQSGSRTRQNVEVFLEKMRESWEELPAWFISSAVAKEGRDALLGFIDDVNRQVREAAGNA; encoded by the coding sequence ATGGTTATTCGCGATGCCCGCTTTGTGATGAGCAATACCCGCGTGGACTTATGCCCCAGCGGCACACTGCCCGAATACGCATTCATTGGCCGTTCCAACGTGGGCAAATCGTCGTTAATAAATATGCTGACCGGGCGAAATGCGCTGGCGAAAACTTCCTCGCTTCCCGGAAAAACCCAGCTAATCAACCATTTCCTAATCAACGACGAATGGTATTTGGTGGATTTGCCGGGCTACGGATACGCCCGCGTAAGCAAAGAATCGCGTGAGAAATGGGGAAAAATGATTCGGGCTTACCTGTCGAAGCGCGAAAACCTCAGCTGCTTATTTGTGCTGATTGATTCGCGCCTGCCGCCGCAAGCCGTCGACCTAGAATTCATAAACATGGTGGGCGAAATGGGCGTACCGTTTGCGCTGGTTTTCACCAAGGCCGATAAACAGTCGGGTAGCCGCACGCGCCAAAACGTGGAGGTGTTTTTGGAAAAAATGCGCGAGAGTTGGGAAGAGCTACCCGCGTGGTTTATCAGCTCAGCGGTAGCAAAGGAGGGCCGCGACGCACTGCTTGGTTTTATCGACGACGTGAACCGACAGGTACGGGAAGCGGCCGGGAATGCGTAG